From the Candidatus Cloacimonadaceae bacterium genome, the window GGTCAAGGATCGCAGCGGCGAATGCTGCCACCAAAAAGGCGGCGATCAGATATAGCGGATTCACCATTTCTGCTCCTCATAATCGTCGATATTGGTGATTTTGCCCAGTTTATTGAGCCGCACCGCGAAAGCGAGTATCAAACCGGTCACCGCCAAGCCGATAACTATTGCGGTGAGCACTAAAGCGCTGGGAACCGGATCCACGACCTGCCGCAACGATGCCAAACCTGCAAAGGATGCCTCTGCGCTGCTTACCGCTTTGTCTATGATCGGCGCCGTGCCGCCTTTGACATAGCCGATGGCGATGATGATCAGATGGATGCCGGTATCCACAATGGTGAAACCGATGATGATGCGGATGATGTCCTTGCGGGACAGCATCGCCCACACGCCAATGATGAAGAGCAAAGCTCCGGTAATGAGCATGATCATGTCTCGTCTCCTTCATCCTGAATCGATGAAAGCACGCTCGCAAGCTCGCTGCCCACCTTGACGCCGATCAGACTATAAATGATCGGAACCGCTCCGGCGGAAAAGAGCGCAAGGAATCTACCCTCAAGCAGATAGCGGGGATCGAGGAAGTGATCGGCTCCCAAAATCACCAATCCCGCAAGTCCCATTCCCACATAGGCAATGCCGGAGATGGATTCAGATACATGCAGCACCAAGTGCGAAAGCCGGAAATTGATCTCCGCCACACCGATCATCAGGATCGCTGAAGCGATCACAACGCCTCCCTGAAAACCTCCACCGGGACTGAGATGTCCATGAGTAAAGATATATATGCCCAGCACCACGATCAGGGGAGTGAGGAATTTGGCACCGGTTTGCAGTATCTCGCTGCCTTCGGTGCGGCTATTTCCCTTTTTGTTGCGGCGTTTGAGGAAGTAGCCGATACCCATGGTTGCCAGAAAGAGCACGGTCACTTCGCCCAAGGTGTCCAAACCGCGATAGCTGACCACCACCGCAGTGACGGCATTGG encodes:
- a CDS encoding sodium:proton antiporter, which codes for MIMLITGALLFIIGVWAMLSRKDIIRIIIGFTIVDTGIHLIIIAIGYVKGGTAPIIDKAVSSAEASFAGLASLRQVVDPVPSALVLTAIVIGLAVTGLILAFAVRLNKLGKITNIDDYEEQKW
- a CDS encoding Na(+)/H(+) antiporter subunit B yields the protein MIKYLFIFLALAGLAWILFPLVADFSTAERLNPLASEYVRGSTADLNMPNAVTAVVVSYRGLDTLGEVTVLFLATMGIGYFLKRRNKKGNSRTEGSEILQTGAKFLTPLIVVLGIYIFTHGHLSPGGGFQGGVVIASAILMIGVAEINFRLSHLVLHVSESISGIAYVGMGLAGLVILGADHFLDPRYLLEGRFLALFSAGAVPIIYSLIGVKVGSELASVLSSIQDEGDET